A part of Citrifermentans bremense genomic DNA contains:
- the dnaG gene encoding DNA primase — MSMIPDEKVREVRERAPILQVISDYMSLKKSGANYQGICPFHGEKTPSFNVNPARGIFHCFGCGAGGNSFDFVMRMEGLSFPQAVKFLAKKVGVEIPERPLSRDEKRRMDEQEQAFHINELACEYYLRVLESDEAGAAGRGYLQQRGVDRETAATYRMGFAPVGWDNLAKFLQRKGVPLEQAEKLGLLRKREGRDGYYDTFRNRLLFTISDLHGRAIGFGGRVMDDSLPKYINSPESVVYHKSEVLFGVDLAKKGMREQGSAIVVEGYFDHLALYRAGYTNVVATCGTALTPPHVKLLRRYAERAYMLFDGDEAGRKATVRSMELFLEEGFPARVVEVPSGDDPDTFIRREGGAAFAPLLEQSLPIFESFYRGVLKSLDIRSVEGKVAFVNEVSPRLAKISDPVERGLYEKEICRAVGIDQAMLHKKVGIPAAAPRPQQAKAAPRTAATEEVLLTLMAKYPEVVLTVRDHGADKLFNGAHLRLAEAIIAEAGQGELDLSRVLEQIESPEERSRLFSLFVEDAHLEDMDAIKAFEQCCQALERHALKGGGKALARELATVDPDSPRYLEILAELERLRNKKSKLL; from the coding sequence GTGTCGATGATTCCGGATGAAAAGGTCAGGGAGGTACGCGAGCGGGCTCCCATTCTCCAGGTCATCTCCGATTACATGAGCCTCAAGAAATCGGGGGCGAACTACCAGGGGATCTGCCCTTTCCATGGCGAGAAGACCCCTTCGTTTAACGTGAACCCAGCGCGCGGGATCTTCCACTGCTTCGGCTGCGGGGCAGGCGGCAACTCTTTTGATTTCGTCATGCGCATGGAAGGGCTGAGTTTCCCCCAGGCGGTGAAGTTCCTCGCCAAGAAGGTTGGGGTCGAGATTCCCGAGCGGCCGCTTTCGCGCGACGAGAAGCGCAGGATGGACGAGCAGGAGCAGGCCTTTCACATCAATGAACTGGCCTGCGAGTACTACCTCCGGGTTCTGGAGTCGGACGAGGCGGGCGCAGCAGGCAGAGGCTACCTGCAGCAGCGCGGCGTGGACCGGGAGACAGCGGCCACCTACCGCATGGGATTTGCACCGGTTGGCTGGGACAACCTGGCCAAGTTCCTCCAGAGAAAAGGAGTGCCGCTGGAGCAGGCCGAGAAGCTGGGGCTTTTGAGGAAAAGGGAGGGAAGGGACGGCTACTACGACACCTTCCGCAACCGGCTGCTCTTCACCATCTCCGACCTCCACGGCCGTGCCATCGGTTTCGGCGGGCGGGTTATGGACGACTCGCTCCCAAAATACATCAACTCCCCGGAGTCGGTGGTGTACCACAAGAGCGAGGTCCTCTTCGGGGTCGATCTTGCCAAGAAGGGGATGCGGGAGCAGGGAAGCGCCATCGTCGTCGAAGGGTACTTCGACCACCTGGCCCTTTACCGGGCCGGCTACACCAACGTGGTCGCGACCTGCGGCACGGCGCTGACGCCCCCGCACGTGAAGCTGCTCCGGCGCTACGCCGAGCGCGCCTACATGCTCTTCGACGGGGACGAGGCGGGACGCAAGGCGACGGTCCGGTCCATGGAACTCTTCCTGGAGGAGGGGTTCCCGGCGCGGGTGGTGGAAGTCCCCTCGGGGGACGACCCGGACACCTTCATCCGGCGCGAAGGAGGTGCGGCGTTCGCGCCCCTTCTGGAACAGTCCCTTCCCATCTTCGAGTCGTTTTACCGCGGCGTGCTGAAGAGCCTCGATATCCGGAGCGTCGAGGGGAAGGTGGCCTTCGTGAACGAGGTCTCGCCGCGACTCGCGAAGATATCCGATCCGGTCGAGCGTGGGCTTTACGAGAAGGAGATCTGCCGGGCTGTCGGGATCGACCAGGCGATGCTGCACAAAAAGGTGGGGATACCCGCCGCCGCGCCGCGCCCCCAACAGGCGAAAGCGGCGCCGCGCACCGCCGCCACCGAAGAGGTGCTCCTGACGCTGATGGCGAAGTATCCCGAAGTCGTGCTAACGGTACGGGACCATGGAGCCGATAAGCTCTTCAACGGCGCCCATCTCAGGCTCGCCGAGGCCATCATTGCGGAGGCGGGGCAGGGGGAGCTGGACCTCTCCCGCGTGCTGGAGCAGATAGAATCGCCCGAGGAGCGCAGCCGCCTCTTCTCGCTCTTCGTGGAGGACGCGCACCTGGAGGACATGGACGCCATCAAGGCGTTCGAACAGTGCTGCCAAGCCCTGGAGCGGCATGCTCTGAAGGGGGGCGGCAAGGCCCTGGCGCGAGAGCTTGCCACGGTCGATCCGGATTCTCCCAGGTACCTGGAGATTCTGGCTGAACTTGAGCGGTTGCGTAACAAAAAATCGAAATTACTATAG